The genomic DNA TTCGACGTGACCGGCGGTGCCGCGTTCGTCGGCGGCACGGACGTGCGCGAGGCCGACGTCGAAGCCCTCTGGAAGAGCATCGGCCTGGTACCGCAGCGTCCCTTCCTGTTCACCGGCACTGTGGCATCCAACCTCCGCTACGGCCGGGAGGAGGCGACGGACGAAGATCTCTGGCACGCGCTCGAGATCGCGCAGGGGCGCGACTTCGTCGAGGAGATGCCGGATGGTCTGGAGTCACGCATCTCCCAGGGTGGCACGAACGTCTCGGGCGGACAGCGCCAGCGCCTGGCGATCGCACGCGCGATCGTGCACCAGCCGCAGATCCTCGTTTTCGACGACTCGTTCTCGGCGCTCGACCTCACCACGGATGCGCGCCTGAGGCAGGCGCTGTGGCGAGAGCTGCCGCATGTCACCAAAATCGTCGTCGCCCAGCGCGTGTCGACGATCACGGATGCTGATCGCATCGTCGTCCTTGAAGGAGGAACAATGGTCGGTGTCGGCACCCACGAGGAGCTGCTCGAGACCAGCGAGACCTACCGTGAGATCGTCGAGTCGCAGCTGGGGGTGGACGCATGAGCGAGCAGAAGCCGAAGAACCGCCGCGAGCGCACAGCGGCCGCCGGGGCCGTCGCTACCGTCGAACCGGAACTCACCGACGAGGAGAAGTACGAGGCAGAGCTCGCTGAGCAAGCCCGTCAGAACTCGGGCGACTGGGACAGCGTGGCGCCGGGCAAGGCCGACAACTTCGGCAAGAGCTTCGGGCGGATGATCGGGCTGCTGAAGCCCTCCGCCGTCTGGTTCGTGTTCGTGTCGATCCTCGGCGCCATCGGCGTCGTGCTCACAGTGGCCGCGCCCAAGGTGCTCGGCGAAGCGACGAACCTCGTCTACGCCGGGTTCATGTCGAACCAGCTGGCACAGCCGCAGGGCGACTTCCCCGGGTTCCCGGTCGGAACCCCGAAGGACGAGGTCGTCGAGCAACTGCGCCAGTTCGGACAGACCGACTTCGCCAACCAAGTAGCGGCACTGCGGGACTTCACCGTCGGCGCCGGCATCGACTTCGAGGCGATGCGCTGGATCATCACGGCGGTACTGGCGATCTACGTCGTCGCGGCGCTGCTGAGCTGGATCCAGGGCTACGTCATCAACGTCATCATGGTGCGCACCATGTGGCGCCTGCGTGAAGAGGTCGAGGCGAAGATCAACCGTCTGCCACTGTCGTACTTCGACAAGGTGCAGCGCGGCGAGCTGATCTCGCGCGTCACGAACGACATCGACAACATCACCCAGACGATGCAGCAGTCGCTCTCCGGAGCGCTCACCTCGGTGCTCACCGTCATCGGCGTGCTGGTGATGATGTTCTCCATTTCGTGGCAGCTCGCGCTCGTCGCCCTGATCGCGCTGCCGCTGATGGGCGTGATCTTCGGTGTCATCGGCCCGCGTTCGCAGAAGGCCTTCGGCACCCAATGGCGCAAGGTCGGCCGCCTGAACGCGCGCGTCGAAGAGGCCTTCTCCGGTCACGCGCTGGTCAAGGTCTTCGGTCGCGAGCAGGACGCCCTGGACAAGTTCCAGGTCGAGAACGAAGAGTTGTACCAGGCCGCGTTCAAGGCGCAGTTCCTCTCCGGCATCATCATGCCAGCGATGACCTTCGTCGGCAGTCTCAGCTACGCCGCACTCGCCGTGCTCGGCGGCCTCATGGTGGCCAACGGCCAGCTGCGGCTCGGTGACGTGCAGGCGTTCATCCAGTACTCGCAGCAGTTCTCCCAGCCGCTGGCGGAGCTCGGCGGTATGGCCGCGGTCGTGCAGTCGGGTACCGCATCCGCAGAGCGTGTGTTCGAGCTGCTCGACGAGGATGAGCAGGAGCCGGATGCCGATGACGCACCGGAGCTCGTCGACGGCAAGGGCGTCATCGAGTTCGAGAACGTCCAGTTCTCGTACACGCCGGAGCGTCCGCTGATCAAGGACCTCTCGTTCCGGGTGAAGCCGGGGCAGACGGTGGCGATCGTCGGACCGACGGGTGCCGGCAAGACGACGCTGGTCAACCTGATCATGCGCTTCTACGAGCTCAGCGGCGGCCGGATCACCTTGGACGGGCAGGACATCGCGGAGATCACGCGCGACGACCTGCGCTCCCGCACCGGTATGGTCCTGCAGGACCCGTGGCTCTTCGCGGGCAGCATCCGCGAGAACATCCGCTACGGGCGTTCGACGGCCACCGACGAAGAGGTGCTCGCCGCAGCGAAGGCGACGTATGTCGATCGCTTCGTGCACGCCCTGCCCGAGGGCTACGACACCGTGCTCGACGAGGACGCCTCCAACGTCTCGGCGGGTGAGCGTCAGCTCATCACCATCGCGAGGGCGTTCGTCGCTCAGCCGTCGATCCTCATCCTCGATGAGGCGACCTCGGCGGTCGACACGCGCACCGAGTTGCTGCTGCAGCACGCGATGGCGGCGCTTCGCGAAGGACGCACCTCGTTCGTCATCGCGCACCGCCTGTCCACCATCCGCGACGCCGACCTCATCCTGGTGATGGAGCACGGCGACATCGTGGAGAAGGGCACGCACGACGAGCTCATCGCTGCGCAGGGGGCCTACTGGCGCCTGTACCAGTCGCAGTTCGAGCAGGCTGCGACCGACATCGACGCTGAGGAAGCCCTCACCGCGTCGACTCCGGTCGTCGTCACGGGTGACGCTGAGGAAGTAGAAGCAGAAGCTGCGCGGATCGGCGCCTCGGTCGGCGTCGGGATGCCGGCGGCCGAGGTTGCAGCCGCAGAGGCGATCCTCGAAAGCCCGGAGGCTCCTGACCGCAAGGCCTGACCTCCATCACGCAGACGCCCCACTCCGCATCGCGCGGGGTGGGGCGTCTCGCGTTGTGCGGGTCCCCTGGGGTGTTGGGCGGCTGCCTCGTGCAGCTCCCTCAGGTGGCGCCTCGTTCGTGTGACACCTCGGGCCGGTATTCGGGTGTCATGGCGACCCGAGGTGCCAGATGAAGGGGCGCCAGTATGGGTGGCCCTGGTTCGTGTGGCACGTCGGGTCGGTACTCGGGCGTCATGGCGACCCGAGGTGTCAGATGAGAGGGCAGGGGAAGCGGATGCTGCAGGCGAGACCGGTCAGCGCTGAGCGGACTCGGCGATCCCGAACAGTTCGAGAGGGTGCGTCAGTCGCCACCACGGGCTCGGACCCGCGAGTTCATCGGCGAGGGTGAGCTTCGTCTCGGCGGTATTCAGCGGGCCGGTCGCCGTGAGCGTTCCGACCACGTCGCCGGCCGCCTGGGTGTCGCCCAGGTCGAGCTCGGGGGTCACTTCTGCGGTGCCCGCGTTCCAGAGGATGACGGCGGCATCGGCATCCGTCACGATCTTCGCCGACTCGCCCCACACCGTCTGCACTTCGCCGACGACAGTGCCCGCGGGCACCGTCGGCTTCTGCGTCTGCAGAGCTGCTTCGGCTTCGGCGAAGAGCGTGCGGGTCACGGCGAGGCGTTCGTCGTCGCCGTTCTGACCGAGGACGGCGGCGTAGAGCCGGACGGTGATGTCTCCGACCGGCACGTCCTTCGCCGTGAGGAGGTTGTAATACTCGAGGGTGCCTGTCTTGATGCCGACGACGCCCGCATCGGCGAGCATCCCGTTGCCGTTGGTCACCACGCCGACACCCGGAATATCGACCGACTTCGTGCCGACGATGCTCGCGAACACCGGGTTCTCCATGGCGAGCTGCGCGAGCTTGACCAGCGCCTCCGGCGTCGCGGTGTTGCCCTCATCGAAGCCAGAAGGCGTCACCACGGTGATGCCTTCGAGTCCGCGTTCGCGCAGCCACACCTCGGCGGCATCGGCGAAGGCGCGTTCCGAGCCCCAGATCTCGTCGGACAGCCGGTCGATGTAGTTGTTGGCAGAACCCAGCAGAATGCCCTGCAGCATCTGGAACTCCGTCAACGTGCCACCGACGGGAACATCCAGTGAGGACTGATCCGCGATCCGGTAATCCCAGTAGTCTTCGCTGTCCTGGAGAGTGAACGAGTACTCCGGGCCCTGCTCGCCGACGGCGAGCGGGAGCCTGTCCAGCACCATCAGGGTGCTGACGACCTTCGTGATGCTGGCGATGCCCGCTTCGTCCAGAGCGGAGGCGACCGCGCCGACGCCCTCGACGCCGACGGCCGCGCTGCCCTGCGTCGGCCAGGTGAGCGATGCGGGCGGTGCGGATGCCGCTTCGAACTCGACTGCCTGCACTGTCGGCGCGATCTCGTGCAGGGGCCACAGCAACGTCGTTCCGGCATAGGCGGTGACGAGCCCTGCGAGGATCCCGAGCGGCACCAGCGTCTGCGGCTGGGCGAAACCGCTGCGCAGTCGGGCACCTTTCAAAAGGCTCGCGCCGTTCGCCGTTGCGATCGGGCCGTCGAGCGTCCCTGGCCGCGTCTCGTTCGCGATCGTCGCCGGATCGACCCAGGTCAGCGCGGTCGCGCCGCGTCCGGCATCGGCCCAGCGAGCGGGGGCGGTGGATTCGACTGCTCCGGATCCGGTAGTCGCAGCGACATCCGGCAGCGCGGGATCCGGCAATCCAGCATCGGACAGTGCGGGCTCAGACAGTGCGGGCTCGGCCACCGCCGCGTCATCGATCGACGCGCGTGCGGCCGCCGCATCCGATCCCGTATCCGGGCGCGCGTCACGAAGGGTCACCTGCACACGCTACCGAATCATTCAAGGAATTCGCGGCGTATCCCGCCTCCGCGCCTGTGAAAGTCGTCCGCCGCGAGAGGGGAATCGGGCGGGCAGCGGCGAGAGTAAGATCGACAGCACAACCACGGGAGTCCGGCGAGCCGGGCTGAGAGGGAGCGATCGCGCTTCGACCGTCGAACCTGATCTGGGTCATGCCAGCGCAGGGAGGAGTTCAGATGAGTACATCCACGCCCACATCGGTGGCCACGTCCGAGGCAAAGGGCCTGCGTCGTCCTGAGATCTGGCGCTGGCGCATCGTCGACATCGTCGTCGCCAGTGTCATCGGCGTCGCCGCCGGCCTGATCTTCCTGGCCTGGAACGTCGGTTATCTCGGCCCTGCAGCGTTGCTCGAACCGCTGCTTCCCGGTGTGCAGGGCCTGCTCGACGGGCCGTGGCTGTTCGCCGGTGTGCTCGGGGGCCTGATCATCCGCAAGGCGGGCGCTGCGATCTACACCGAGGTGCTCGCTGCGGTCGTGTCCGCACTCGTCGGCAACCAGTGGGGCGGGTTCCTCACGATCGAGGCCGGACTCGTGCAGGGGCTGGGCGCCGAACTCATCTTCCTGCTCTTCTTCTACAAGCGCTGGTCGTTGCCGGTCGCGGCGCTCGCCGGTGCCGGTGCGGCTCTTGCGGGAGGCATCAACAACCTGATCCTCTGGTACGCGGGATCCGGCCCGACCTTCACCG from Microbacterium sp. LWO13-1.2 includes the following:
- a CDS encoding ABC transporter ATP-binding protein, with the translated sequence MSEQKPKNRRERTAAAGAVATVEPELTDEEKYEAELAEQARQNSGDWDSVAPGKADNFGKSFGRMIGLLKPSAVWFVFVSILGAIGVVLTVAAPKVLGEATNLVYAGFMSNQLAQPQGDFPGFPVGTPKDEVVEQLRQFGQTDFANQVAALRDFTVGAGIDFEAMRWIITAVLAIYVVAALLSWIQGYVINVIMVRTMWRLREEVEAKINRLPLSYFDKVQRGELISRVTNDIDNITQTMQQSLSGALTSVLTVIGVLVMMFSISWQLALVALIALPLMGVIFGVIGPRSQKAFGTQWRKVGRLNARVEEAFSGHALVKVFGREQDALDKFQVENEELYQAAFKAQFLSGIIMPAMTFVGSLSYAALAVLGGLMVANGQLRLGDVQAFIQYSQQFSQPLAELGGMAAVVQSGTASAERVFELLDEDEQEPDADDAPELVDGKGVIEFENVQFSYTPERPLIKDLSFRVKPGQTVAIVGPTGAGKTTLVNLIMRFYELSGGRITLDGQDIAEITRDDLRSRTGMVLQDPWLFAGSIRENIRYGRSTATDEEVLAAAKATYVDRFVHALPEGYDTVLDEDASNVSAGERQLITIARAFVAQPSILILDEATSAVDTRTELLLQHAMAALREGRTSFVIAHRLSTIRDADLILVMEHGDIVEKGTHDELIAAQGAYWRLYQSQFEQAATDIDAEEALTASTPVVVTGDAEEVEAEAARIGASVGVGMPAAEVAAAEAILESPEAPDRKA
- a CDS encoding D-alanyl-D-alanine carboxypeptidase, with product MTLRDARPDTGSDAAAARASIDDAAVAEPALSEPALSDAGLPDPALPDVAATTGSGAVESTAPARWADAGRGATALTWVDPATIANETRPGTLDGPIATANGASLLKGARLRSGFAQPQTLVPLGILAGLVTAYAGTTLLWPLHEIAPTVQAVEFEAASAPPASLTWPTQGSAAVGVEGVGAVASALDEAGIASITKVVSTLMVLDRLPLAVGEQGPEYSFTLQDSEDYWDYRIADQSSLDVPVGGTLTEFQMLQGILLGSANNYIDRLSDEIWGSERAFADAAEVWLRERGLEGITVVTPSGFDEGNTATPEALVKLAQLAMENPVFASIVGTKSVDIPGVGVVTNGNGMLADAGVVGIKTGTLEYYNLLTAKDVPVGDITVRLYAAVLGQNGDDERLAVTRTLFAEAEAALQTQKPTVPAGTVVGEVQTVWGESAKIVTDADAAVILWNAGTAEVTPELDLGDTQAAGDVVGTLTATGPLNTAETKLTLADELAGPSPWWRLTHPLELFGIAESAQR
- a CDS encoding ECF transporter S component, translated to MSTSTPTSVATSEAKGLRRPEIWRWRIVDIVVASVIGVAAGLIFLAWNVGYLGPAALLEPLLPGVQGLLDGPWLFAGVLGGLIIRKAGAAIYTEVLAAVVSALVGNQWGGFLTIEAGLVQGLGAELIFLLFFYKRWSLPVAALAGAGAALAGGINNLILWYAGSGPTFTVVYLISAVISGAVIAGILSWVLARGIAATGALDRFGSGREARVRV